The window AATGCAATCTCTGTGACAGAagggacagttttgtttttgtctttgtatctctggtgcctGGTACATACCAGGTGCCTAATAAAGGCTGGCTGAATTGAATTGTGGCCCTTGTTTGGCACTTCATCATATTCTGTCTCCTACTATATACAACTGCTCCATGTGTTTAGGGCTTCTTTCTGCAGCTACAGTGGAAGCTCTTCTAAGAAGACCACAGCACCCCAACAATGCCTCATGCACTAGGAGACTCCATAAATCTTTGTCAAGTAAATGATGAATAGGTACCATATGGTTCTTGCCTCCAGGAGTTTATAACATAAAagtgattttgtgtgtgtatacgcaCACAcgtgtgtttatatgtacatgtatgcagtatacacatacacatgtatgtttatacCTATGCATACACATAGAATACGGACACAGCattactacataaatgttactgTTTGAAGGAAATTTGTGACTTTAGCTTTTGccttatcattattattggtttataatattttcctttgaatttatTAGATTTGGAGTTGTTGCTCTGGGCACAAAGCAATTGCTTCAACCAGGATAGGTGAGATCTAAAGGGTCCTCTTTGTCCCATCTGGAAAAAAGAATCATGACAGCTGATGTTTAGCACAGCAGCACTAGGCCTGCGAGATCTCAAGTGACCCATGCAACCACTCTGGGCGGTAGGTACTCCAGGTATTACTTCCCTCAGTTTAAAGAAGGAGCTCAGAGAATCAAGCCACctgcccggggtcacagagcGAGTAAGATACAAACCCAGGTGCAGTCAGCACCCTTTCCACTAAGGCTTTAGAGGCCCGGGAATGTGAAAGTGCAAGTAGGATGCTGCTGAGGGTGGGGAGGCCAGAGGGGGGTGTGCACAGTACCTTGTGGGTGAGCGAGTGCTGCTTGAGGTGGTGGATCTGGCTGAACTCCATGCCGCACTCGGTGCAGACGAAGGGCCTCACGTTCTGGTGTTTCAGTGTGTGGTTCTGTAGCTGGCTGCGGTAGTGGAAGGACTTGTCACACTCCAGGCACTGGTAGAGGGTGGGGCCCTGGTGGGTGGACAGGTGTCTCTTGAGCTGGGTCAGCGTGGAGAAGTCCAGCCCGCACTCGACGCACACGTGGCAGCGCCCGCTCTCGTGCTTCACCTCGTGGGCCTTCAGCTCGCTGGGGTAGGCGAAGCCCCGGCCACAGAAGTGGCAGCTGTAGGGCTTGACGTCGGTGTGCAGGAGCATGTGGCGCTTGAGGTGGCTGGTCTGTGTGAAGGCCTTGTGGCATACCTCGCACTTGTGGGGCCGGGTGCCCTGGTGGGTCAGCAGGTGGGTCTGCAGGTGGCTCGGCTGCTTGAAGAGCTTGCTGCAGTGTGGGCACGAGTGGGGCTTGATGCCGTTGTGACCCAGAATGTGGGTCACCAGGTTGTACTTGGAGGTGTAGGACTTCTCGCACATGCGGCACTGCCAGCGCTTCTGCCGGTCACCCGCCTCCACCAGGTAGGAGTCGTCGATCTGGACGTTGATGTCCAGCCGGTCCAGCTGGGCTTTCTTGTGGTGGTCGGCGGTGGAGCCCGCGGGGTCGGCCTCAAACTCCCCGGCGTCCTGCCACACGAAGCCCTGGTCGTTCTTCGCGGGCTCCGGCGACTCGGGAGCGGGGGCCTCGGCATCGCTCAGGGAGGTCATGTGGGGCTCAAATCCACACTCTGGATGCATGGCTTCGGACCCGGCCCGGGTCAGCACCATATTGGGTTCAGTGTAGCCCTCGGGAGTggaatctggaaaatgggggttaTAGGCTGCCCCGTCCAGCTCTTGCCGGGCAGCCCGCTGCAGGTGCCGGGAATGCCGGGACTTTCGGCCGAAGGTGCTGAGGTCAATCATCTTGACGGAGCTGCTCTGTACCATGCCCTCGCAGCCGGCTTCCTCCGTGGGCTCTCCCGGAGCCTCCTGCCTGTCATCGGCCGGCACGGATACCTCGTACacgtcttcctcctcctcctcgtcgtCCATCTTCTCAAACTTGACTTTGGGCACCAGTCTCACCGGGGGACGCTTCTTCCTCCGCGTGTGTTTCTCAAAGGCTGCCTCGACCTCCAGCACCTCCTCCTCCGCGGGCTCTCCCGGGGCTCCCCCGGCACACTCCAGCTGGTAGTCGTTGTCCGGGGGCTCCGGCTCCACGGCGGCCGTGTCAGACAGCTCATGTCCCAGCATCGGGTAGAAGGCCTCAGGGCTTATGGTAGCACCAAAGAGCTCATTCTCCGAGACCAGCCCCAACACCGCTGCCTGTGCCAAGGAAAGCACCACCACGGCTTCTGTCTGCGTCCCTGAGTCAATGAAGCGCTCCATCCCTCAGCATCCGGCTAGGTTTTCATTGCTGTGGGGAAGAGAGAGGTCTATTAGCCCACTCTACACGTGCATCCAGACCGGGCTACACGTCACACGCGCTCCACCAGCATTACCAGCACAGGGAGGTAGTGCCTGTACTCAGGCTCAAAGGAGGGCAGGGTTAATGTAGGCTGAGTACTGACAGCATCTGGCTGAGATCTTCTCTGTGACTATCGCCAGGAACCTCGATGAACCAAATCCAAGCCCTCTTTCTAGCTAATTATCTTAttcctctgtgtgaccctgggcacttatacaacctcaatttccatatctataaaacaagggaggTCTTAAAACCCAGAGAGGCTATGATTTCTTAAGTCCAGTGAAGATGCTCCCTTTAGCCCTAGGGAGATCAGTAAACTTAGTCTGAGAGAGCTGCCTGGCATACTGAATGGTTGTGACTtacccacatggggtcacatagctggttcatcagaagtaggattggaacccaggtctcccagtCTTCTagctcagctctctatccaccacctTTCAACAAGGTTTTATGATCTATGTAAAAAGCCTAATGATGACAAACACCTACCCCCGCACCCTACTCCACCTGCCTTAAAGGGATGGGGTGGTGAGTGAAGGAGGGGGTGGAGGTGCCCAGCTTATGCTGTTGTTCAATTAATAAGAGTAAAAAGCAGCTTTAAATGGCACTCCTTACGGATAAtggcccttccctcctctccaatcCCACACCCAGAAATGCTACATGTGTACtcttgaatattctttttttaaaaagtctctatTGTATTTTCCGTGGGCAATGTAAAAGCAAAAGTGTGGGGGGGAAGTAATAATAAGAGACTATATTTATATGGCATTtgatgtggaaggaaggaaacaattgcttattaagcacctactgtatgccaggaactACGCTATGTGCTTttaacaaatattctctcatttaattctcctaacaacctgggaggtaggtgttattattagcccattttatagttgaggaaactaaggcagatagaggttagtagcttgcccaggggatcacagttagaaagtgtctgagacgagatttgaacttgggtcttcct is drawn from Dromiciops gliroides isolate mDroGli1 chromosome 2, mDroGli1.pri, whole genome shotgun sequence and contains these coding sequences:
- the ZNF710 gene encoding zinc finger protein 710 — its product is MERFIDSGTQTEAVVVLSLAQAAVLGLVSENELFGATISPEAFYPMLGHELSDTAAVEPEPPDNDYQLECAGGAPGEPAEEEVLEVEAAFEKHTRRKKRPPVRLVPKVKFEKMDDEEEEEDVYEVSVPADDRQEAPGEPTEEAGCEGMVQSSSVKMIDLSTFGRKSRHSRHLQRAARQELDGAAYNPHFPDSTPEGYTEPNMVLTRAGSEAMHPECGFEPHMTSLSDAEAPAPESPEPAKNDQGFVWQDAGEFEADPAGSTADHHKKAQLDRLDINVQIDDSYLVEAGDRQKRWQCRMCEKSYTSKYNLVTHILGHNGIKPHSCPHCSKLFKQPSHLQTHLLTHQGTRPHKCEVCHKAFTQTSHLKRHMLLHTDVKPYSCHFCGRGFAYPSELKAHEVKHESGRCHVCVECGLDFSTLTQLKRHLSTHQGPTLYQCLECDKSFHYRSQLQNHTLKHQNVRPFVCTECGMEFSQIHHLKQHSLTHKGVKEFKCEVCGREFTLQANMKRHMLIHTSVRPYQCHICFKTFVQKQTLKTHMIVHSPVKPFKCKVCGKSFNRMYNLLGHMHLHAGSKPFKCPYCSSKFNLKGNLSRHMKVKHGVMDIGLDSQDPMMELTGADHAELDGPQEMEDYEENSYDYTGVENGTDDNALTEQAMKEMAYYNVL